The Hymenobacter oligotrophus genome has a window encoding:
- a CDS encoding SMP-30/gluconolactonase/LRE family protein has protein sequence MKNLCLPGSAELVRRSLGAALVAMLLAGCSSRQQPDETAVQQNADGSNQAAEAKVPVNSALQVVAEFQEPQIVGVAATPDGRVFGVFPRWDDNPVNPIAEVGPNNTLKPYPNASWCMWNDSVKNEPAKHWICPQAATVDRNGMLWVLDPAAPGLKTVVNGGAKLVKIDPKTDQVVQTIVFDKQAAPEKSYLNDVRIDTDNNYAYITESAQGGIVVVDLKTQKARRLLTNHPSVKPEDIRLNVEGNPMIDAQGKPMKIASDGIALSRDNKHLYYQALTGRTLYRIPTAALRNAALSETQLGEQVENLGKTTATDGMEIDQAGNVYLTAFEQNALVRRTPDGKVSEWIKDPRLQWPDTYFLMPDGTMYVTTSAIHKTPTWNKGVSKKDQPYRIFKTSLPQ, from the coding sequence ATGAAAAACTTGTGCTTACCCGGCTCGGCTGAGCTGGTGCGCCGCTCCCTAGGTGCCGCTTTGGTAGCAATGCTGCTGGCAGGCTGCTCGTCGCGTCAGCAACCCGACGAAACCGCCGTTCAGCAAAACGCGGATGGTAGTAACCAGGCCGCCGAGGCTAAAGTTCCGGTTAACTCGGCGCTACAGGTAGTGGCCGAGTTTCAGGAGCCGCAAATTGTGGGCGTGGCCGCCACGCCCGATGGCCGCGTGTTCGGCGTGTTTCCGAGGTGGGACGACAACCCCGTGAACCCCATTGCCGAGGTAGGCCCCAACAACACCCTGAAGCCGTACCCCAACGCCAGCTGGTGCATGTGGAACGACTCGGTGAAGAACGAACCGGCTAAGCACTGGATTTGCCCGCAGGCCGCCACCGTCGACCGCAACGGCATGCTGTGGGTGCTCGACCCCGCCGCACCCGGCCTGAAAACCGTGGTGAACGGCGGCGCCAAGCTGGTGAAGATCGACCCGAAGACAGACCAAGTGGTGCAAACCATTGTGTTCGATAAGCAAGCCGCGCCAGAGAAGTCCTACCTCAACGACGTGCGCATCGACACCGACAACAACTACGCCTACATCACCGAATCGGCACAGGGCGGTATTGTGGTAGTTGATCTGAAAACCCAAAAAGCGCGCCGCCTGCTTACCAACCACCCCTCCGTAAAGCCCGAGGACATTCGGCTAAACGTGGAGGGCAACCCCATGATCGACGCGCAAGGCAAGCCCATGAAAATTGCTTCGGATGGCATCGCCCTTAGTCGCGACAATAAGCATCTATACTACCAAGCTCTTACCGGACGCACACTCTACCGCATCCCTACCGCAGCCCTGCGCAACGCTGCTCTTTCCGAAACCCAGCTTGGCGAGCAGGTTGAAAACCTAGGGAAGACCACTGCCACCGATGGTATGGAAATCGACCAGGCGGGCAATGTGTACCTAACGGCTTTCGAGCAAAACGCCTTGGTGCGCCGTACGCCCGATGGCAAGGTGAGCGAATGGATTAAAGACCCACGTCTGCAATGGCCCGATACGTACTTCCTGATGCCTGACGGTACCATGTACGTAACTACCTCAGCCATTCACAAAACGCCTACTTGGAACAAAGGCGTCAGCAAAAAAGACCAACCCTACCGCATTTTCAAGACCTCGCTGCCGCAATAA
- a CDS encoding WG repeat-containing protein, translating to MLHVFQSVTFSDPARQALFEAVRDALQASAQTSQADALLAGPLRLPNSSAVDALLVRPHSLTLLVLHPGAGELSISSFAGSTWQLNGVPLPAGGAVNPYVAFQEQREAVLQLIGPLMPPDALNSRFVTGLWVPTGPVRFGTDVEASMAEAPEARQFQLLPEVARLPRRLAQLATPEIELTAADIRHLAEALPGALGAPNAAEHKNGPRTFGSLMHNSARQLWRWIGAEDIDSLSPDTYELAAQTEDRKHELEQQQAALQQQLAEQVRALEAREAAREQSMAQLRTQLAQAQAQSAPNAAELQARLAHESQAKEEEAAALRQSQQEWQQRNHDLDAKIQALEHLIQRLQTAPQPATAPAAGEQPAAVATSVAPPLPTPPPTPTPPRAAAPTMQTDSSAPTPSAFDVAAVKAGAQELAGRLAQGVAAARERLSPHLTPNLLKLLAGALGVLVLVWLGNKLLGSSAPEPYQANGRWGFAKGDEPVIEAKYDAVQPFQEDLAVVERDGAFGFVDTDGTEVVPPAYDALNPYAGGYARVRIGDLYTFIDEEGAEFSHYFYNAYDFAEGYAPVLDGRGWYYISGPDAGVPDQPRLFQEAYPFRNGLARVRLDGAYTFITPKHLTDPERSLEPFGRYEHATDFAEGRARVQQNGRTFFIDEDGDEVAE from the coding sequence ATGCTGCACGTTTTTCAGTCTGTTACTTTTTCCGATCCGGCCCGGCAAGCCCTGTTCGAAGCCGTGCGCGACGCCCTTCAGGCGTCGGCCCAAACCAGCCAGGCCGATGCGCTGCTGGCCGGCCCGCTGCGCTTGCCCAACAGCTCGGCCGTGGATGCGCTGCTGGTGCGTCCGCACAGCCTTACGCTGCTGGTGCTGCACCCCGGGGCCGGCGAGCTAAGTATTTCGTCGTTTGCGGGCAGCACTTGGCAGCTCAATGGCGTGCCGCTGCCAGCGGGCGGGGCCGTTAACCCCTACGTGGCTTTTCAGGAACAGCGCGAGGCCGTCCTCCAGCTAATTGGGCCGCTGATGCCGCCCGATGCCCTAAACAGCCGCTTCGTAACGGGCCTTTGGGTGCCCACCGGCCCCGTGCGCTTTGGCACCGATGTGGAGGCCAGCATGGCCGAGGCGCCCGAGGCCCGGCAGTTTCAGCTGCTGCCTGAGGTAGCGCGCCTGCCGCGGCGCTTGGCGCAGTTAGCTACGCCAGAAATTGAGCTGACCGCCGCCGACATTCGCCACCTGGCCGAAGCCCTGCCCGGCGCCCTAGGTGCCCCCAACGCCGCGGAGCACAAGAACGGCCCGCGCACCTTTGGCTCGCTGATGCACAACTCGGCCCGCCAGCTCTGGCGCTGGATTGGAGCCGAAGACATCGACTCGCTTTCGCCGGATACCTACGAGCTGGCCGCCCAAACCGAGGACCGCAAGCACGAACTGGAGCAGCAGCAAGCCGCCCTGCAACAGCAGCTGGCCGAGCAAGTGCGCGCCCTCGAAGCCCGCGAGGCCGCCCGCGAACAGAGCATGGCTCAGCTGCGCACCCAACTGGCCCAAGCTCAGGCGCAATCGGCCCCGAACGCGGCCGAGCTGCAGGCCCGGCTGGCGCACGAGAGCCAAGCCAAAGAAGAAGAAGCCGCCGCCCTGCGCCAATCGCAGCAGGAGTGGCAGCAGCGCAACCACGACCTCGACGCCAAAATTCAGGCCCTGGAGCACCTGATTCAGCGGCTGCAAACGGCGCCTCAGCCAGCAACGGCTCCGGCGGCGGGTGAGCAACCCGCTGCGGTTGCGACTTCGGTAGCACCTCCGTTGCCCACCCCGCCGCCTACGCCAACGCCACCTAGGGCCGCGGCCCCAACGATGCAAACCGACAGCAGCGCCCCAACACCATCGGCTTTCGATGTTGCGGCGGTCAAAGCCGGCGCGCAAGAACTCGCCGGCCGGCTTGCGCAGGGCGTAGCGGCGGCGCGGGAGCGGCTAAGCCCGCACCTTACCCCCAACTTGCTGAAGCTGCTGGCCGGCGCCCTAGGTGTGCTGGTGCTGGTGTGGCTTGGCAACAAGCTGTTGGGCAGCAGCGCGCCCGAGCCTTACCAAGCCAACGGCCGCTGGGGCTTTGCCAAGGGCGACGAGCCGGTAATTGAGGCGAAGTACGATGCGGTGCAGCCGTTTCAGGAGGACTTGGCCGTGGTGGAGCGCGACGGAGCTTTCGGGTTTGTGGACACCGACGGCACCGAGGTGGTACCGCCCGCCTACGATGCCCTAAACCCATACGCCGGCGGTTACGCCCGTGTGCGCATCGGCGACTTGTACACTTTTATCGACGAAGAAGGCGCCGAGTTCAGCCACTACTTCTACAACGCCTACGATTTTGCCGAGGGCTACGCGCCCGTGCTCGACGGCCGCGGCTGGTACTACATCAGCGGGCCCGATGCGGGCGTACCCGATCAGCCGCGCCTGTTTCAGGAGGCGTACCCTTTCCGCAACGGGTTGGCGCGGGTGCGCCTCGATGGCGCCTACACGTTCATCACGCCCAAGCACCTAACCGACCCCGAGCGCAGCCTGGAGCCCTTTGGCCGCTACGAGCACGCCACCGACTTTGCCGAGGGCCGGGCGCGCGTGCAGCAAAACGGCCGCACCTTTTTCATCGACGAAGACGGCGACGAAGTGGCCGAATAG
- a CDS encoding NAD(P)-dependent oxidoreductase codes for MPPIRLGLIREGKVPVDRRVPLTPKKCVEVQQTWPHVKVVVQSSDIRSYADQEYRDLGIEVQADVSDCDILMGVKEVPVAQLIPNKTYLFFSHTVKKQPANRELLRQVLQKDITLIDYEMLTNAEGERIVAFGRWAGIVGAYNGLLTYGRKHGLYQLKPAYQCTDLGDMQEEYFKVKRLPPIKIAVTGSGRVAKGALEVLDCMGIRQVSVYDYLYHDFAEPVYTQLRSSDYNARQDGRVWDTPDFHRNPQEYKSTFDKFLPVTDLLVACAYWHPTAPRLFSEDDTRRPGFRINTIADVTCDVDGSIPVTKRSTSIPDPAFDYNPATGELEPAYARPNNITVMAVDNLPCELPRNASRDFGRQLIDNVFPYLFGPDPDRVIERATIAAHGQLAPRFEYLQDYASANTLASVH; via the coding sequence ATGCCACCCATTCGTTTAGGCCTGATTCGCGAAGGCAAAGTACCCGTCGACCGCCGCGTGCCGCTTACGCCCAAAAAGTGCGTGGAGGTGCAACAAACCTGGCCGCACGTGAAAGTGGTGGTGCAAAGCAGCGACATCCGCAGCTACGCCGACCAGGAGTACCGCGACTTAGGCATTGAGGTGCAAGCCGATGTATCGGACTGCGACATCCTGATGGGCGTGAAGGAAGTGCCCGTGGCGCAGCTCATTCCGAACAAAACGTATTTGTTCTTTTCGCACACCGTGAAAAAGCAGCCCGCCAACCGGGAGTTGCTGCGCCAAGTGCTGCAAAAGGACATTACGCTCATCGACTACGAAATGCTCACCAACGCCGAGGGCGAGCGAATTGTGGCGTTTGGGCGCTGGGCCGGCATTGTAGGCGCCTACAACGGCCTGCTCACCTACGGCCGCAAGCACGGCCTGTACCAACTGAAGCCTGCCTACCAGTGCACCGACCTAGGCGACATGCAGGAGGAGTACTTTAAAGTGAAGCGCCTGCCGCCCATTAAAATTGCCGTAACGGGCTCGGGCCGCGTGGCCAAAGGCGCTCTGGAGGTGCTCGATTGCATGGGCATCCGGCAGGTAAGCGTGTACGATTACCTGTACCACGATTTTGCGGAGCCGGTGTACACGCAGCTGCGCTCCTCCGACTACAACGCCCGCCAGGACGGCCGCGTGTGGGATACGCCCGATTTCCACCGCAACCCGCAGGAATACAAGTCGACGTTCGACAAGTTTTTGCCCGTAACCGACCTGCTCGTTGCCTGCGCCTACTGGCACCCCACGGCACCTAGGCTGTTTTCGGAAGACGACACGCGCCGCCCCGGTTTCCGCATCAACACCATTGCCGACGTAACCTGCGACGTCGACGGCTCCATCCCCGTCACCAAGCGCAGCACCAGCATCCCCGATCCGGCCTTCGACTACAACCCCGCCACCGGCGAGCTGGAGCCGGCGTACGCGCGCCCCAACAACATAACGGTCATGGCCGTGGATAACCTGCCCTGCGAGCTGCCCCGCAACGCCTCGCGCGACTTCGGCCGGCAGCTCATCGATAACGTGTTTCCGTATTTGTTCGGGCCCGACCCCGACCGCGTAATCGAGCGGGCTACCATTGCCGCCCACGGGCAGCTGGCCCCGCGGTTTGAGTATCTGCAGGACTACGCAAGCGCGAACACCTTGGCCAGCGTGCACTAA
- a CDS encoding DUF1206 domain-containing protein — MATLASHIPTHLPASPSDGIRTLARLGFAAKGMVYTVLGVLAVMAATGTEGGRTADKTQVLQTIQDMPMGRWLLGLVALGLAGYVLWRFVQAIRDTEGHGNSAKGMGKRLSYAASALGYGVLAYIAGKAAFENTSAGSGSGNSRQSFVATLLEQSYGQWLVGAIGLTVIGIGVYQLIRAYSGSFAKHVNSSQIPANQQRLVYRMGQLGYTARGIVWGILGYFLVQAAMQSNANAAQDTGGAFDLLASMGAGVLLVVALGLVAYGLYMFVRAKYPILRGV, encoded by the coding sequence ATGGCTACCCTAGCTTCTCATATTCCAACGCATCTTCCGGCCTCGCCTTCCGACGGCATCCGCACCCTGGCCCGCCTAGGCTTTGCGGCCAAAGGCATGGTGTACACCGTGCTGGGCGTGCTGGCCGTAATGGCCGCCACCGGCACCGAAGGCGGCCGCACCGCCGACAAAACCCAGGTGCTGCAAACCATTCAGGACATGCCCATGGGCCGCTGGCTGCTGGGCCTGGTGGCCCTGGGCCTGGCCGGCTACGTGCTGTGGCGCTTTGTGCAGGCCATCCGCGACACTGAAGGCCATGGCAACAGCGCCAAAGGCATGGGCAAGCGCCTGTCTTACGCGGCTAGCGCGCTGGGCTACGGCGTGCTGGCGTACATTGCCGGCAAGGCTGCTTTCGAAAATACCTCGGCCGGCAGCGGCAGCGGCAACTCGCGCCAGTCGTTTGTGGCCACGCTGCTCGAGCAATCGTACGGGCAGTGGCTGGTGGGCGCCATCGGCCTCACGGTAATTGGCATTGGCGTGTACCAGCTTATCCGGGCTTACTCGGGTTCGTTTGCCAAGCACGTCAACTCCAGCCAGATTCCGGCCAACCAGCAACGTTTGGTATACCGCATGGGCCAGTTAGGCTACACCGCCCGCGGCATTGTGTGGGGCATTTTGGGTTACTTTTTGGTGCAGGCTGCCATGCAAAGCAATGCCAACGCAGCCCAGGACACCGGAGGCGCCTTTGATTTGTTGGCCAGCATGGGCGCGGGCGTGCTGCTGGTGGTAGCACTGGGCCTGGTGGCCTACGGCCTGTACATGTTTGTGCGAGCCAAGTACCCCATCCTGCGCGGCGTTTAA
- the gcvP gene encoding aminomethyl-transferring glycine dehydrogenase, giving the protein MKLSFKPADVFVDRHNGPDAVAVAEMLQTIGVESVDQLINETVPARIRLKRELNLPAALTERQFLQKFKQIAGQNKVFRSFIGLGYHDTQLPPVILRNIMENPGWYTAYTPYQAEIAQGRLEALINYQTMVIELTGLEIANASLLDEGTAAAEAMNMFHGLTKKKNATKFFVSEQVLPQTIDVLRTRATPLGIELIVGDHRSTDLSDEAIFGGLVQYPAADGEVFDYTDFIAQAHERGQFVAVAADLLALTLLTSPGEMGADAVVGNSQRFGVPMGYGGPHAGFFATKDAYKRVIPGRIIGQSVDATGNRAYRMALQTREQHIRREKATSNICTAQVLLSVIAGMYAVYHGPERLKQIATNVHLLTRQLAEGLRGLGAELLVENYFDTVSLKLESAELQQALKRELEAVGINLRYFGESNVGISLHQNAEPQDVADILGAFGKVLGKQAAGSVAVPADAELVWPANLIRKSEFLKHEVFNTHHSEHELLRYMKQLENKDLSLTHSMISLGSCTMKLNATAEMIPVTWPEIGQLHPFAPREQAQGYSQIFKDLEAWLCEVTGFDAVSLQPNSGAQGEYAGLLVIKAYHDARGDHHRNVALIPASAHGTNPASAAMVGMQIVVVKSTERGEIDLDDLRAKAEQYSDKLSCLMVTYPSTHGVYEESIIDICNIIHEHGGRVYMDGANMNAQVGLTSPANIGADVCHLNLHKTFCIPHGGGGPGVGPIGVVADLAPYLPGHVVVDADGRTEGAVSAAPWGSASILPISYAYIAMMGGEGLKAATETAILNANYIKARLEEHYPVLYTGENGRCAHEMILDCRQFKKAGIEVEDIAKRLMDYGYHAPTVSFPVAGTLMVEPTESESKEELDRFCEAMIKIREEIRAVEEGRADAKDNLLKHAPHTAAVLLQEEWTRPYTREQAAYPTDFARRYKFWPTVSRIDSAYGDRNLICACTPIEAYADQEEHLVPTDKGPSY; this is encoded by the coding sequence ATGAAGTTGTCCTTCAAGCCCGCCGACGTGTTCGTTGACCGCCACAACGGTCCTGACGCCGTGGCCGTGGCCGAGATGCTGCAAACCATCGGCGTTGAGTCGGTGGATCAGCTCATCAATGAAACCGTACCGGCCCGCATCCGGCTGAAGCGCGAGCTGAACCTGCCCGCGGCTCTTACCGAGCGCCAGTTTCTGCAGAAGTTCAAGCAGATTGCCGGCCAAAACAAAGTGTTCCGCTCGTTTATCGGCCTGGGTTACCACGACACCCAGCTGCCGCCGGTAATCCTGCGCAACATCATGGAAAACCCCGGCTGGTACACGGCTTACACGCCCTACCAGGCCGAAATTGCGCAAGGCCGCCTCGAAGCCCTCATCAACTACCAAACAATGGTAATTGAGCTGACGGGCCTCGAAATTGCCAACGCTTCGTTGCTCGACGAAGGCACCGCCGCCGCCGAAGCCATGAACATGTTCCATGGCCTCACCAAAAAGAAGAACGCCACCAAGTTCTTTGTGTCGGAGCAGGTGCTGCCCCAAACCATCGACGTGCTGCGCACGCGCGCCACGCCCCTGGGCATCGAGCTGATTGTGGGCGACCACCGCAGCACCGACCTCAGCGACGAAGCCATTTTTGGCGGCCTGGTGCAGTACCCCGCCGCCGACGGCGAGGTGTTCGATTACACCGATTTCATCGCCCAAGCCCACGAGCGCGGCCAGTTTGTGGCCGTAGCTGCCGACCTGCTGGCCCTTACGCTGCTCACCTCGCCCGGCGAGATGGGCGCCGATGCCGTGGTGGGCAACTCGCAACGCTTTGGCGTACCGATGGGCTACGGCGGCCCGCACGCCGGTTTCTTTGCTACCAAGGATGCGTACAAGCGCGTAATTCCGGGCCGCATCATCGGCCAGAGCGTGGACGCCACCGGCAACCGCGCCTACCGCATGGCCCTGCAAACGCGCGAGCAGCACATCCGCCGCGAAAAGGCCACCTCCAACATTTGCACCGCGCAGGTGCTGCTGTCGGTTATTGCCGGCATGTACGCCGTGTACCACGGCCCCGAGCGCCTCAAGCAAATTGCCACCAACGTGCACCTGCTCACGCGCCAGCTGGCCGAGGGCCTGCGCGGCTTAGGCGCCGAGTTGCTGGTGGAGAATTACTTCGATACTGTTTCGCTGAAGCTGGAAAGCGCCGAGCTGCAGCAAGCCCTGAAGCGCGAGCTGGAAGCCGTAGGCATCAACCTGCGCTACTTTGGCGAAAGCAACGTGGGCATTTCGCTGCACCAAAACGCCGAGCCGCAAGACGTAGCCGACATCCTAGGTGCGTTTGGCAAGGTGTTGGGCAAGCAGGCAGCTGGTTCGGTTGCAGTGCCGGCCGATGCCGAGCTGGTGTGGCCCGCTAACCTCATCCGCAAGTCGGAGTTCCTGAAGCACGAGGTGTTCAACACGCACCACTCGGAGCACGAGTTGCTGCGCTACATGAAGCAGCTCGAGAACAAAGACCTCTCGCTGACGCACTCGATGATTTCGCTGGGCTCGTGCACCATGAAGCTCAACGCTACCGCCGAGATGATTCCGGTCACCTGGCCCGAGATTGGCCAGTTGCACCCCTTCGCGCCGCGCGAGCAGGCGCAAGGCTACTCGCAAATCTTCAAAGACCTGGAGGCCTGGCTGTGCGAGGTTACCGGTTTCGATGCCGTTTCGCTGCAGCCCAACTCGGGTGCGCAGGGCGAATACGCCGGCTTGCTCGTAATTAAGGCGTACCACGACGCCCGCGGCGACCACCACCGCAACGTGGCCCTTATTCCGGCCTCGGCCCACGGCACCAACCCGGCTTCGGCGGCCATGGTGGGCATGCAGATTGTGGTAGTGAAAAGCACCGAGCGCGGCGAAATCGACCTCGACGACCTGCGCGCCAAGGCCGAGCAGTACTCCGATAAGCTGAGCTGCCTGATGGTGACCTACCCCAGCACGCACGGCGTGTACGAGGAGAGCATCATCGACATCTGCAACATCATTCACGAGCACGGCGGCCGCGTGTACATGGACGGCGCCAACATGAACGCCCAAGTAGGCCTCACGTCGCCCGCCAACATCGGCGCCGACGTGTGCCACCTGAACCTGCACAAAACCTTCTGCATTCCGCACGGCGGCGGCGGCCCCGGCGTAGGCCCCATCGGCGTAGTAGCCGACCTGGCCCCCTACCTGCCCGGCCACGTGGTGGTAGATGCCGACGGCCGCACCGAAGGCGCTGTTTCGGCCGCTCCGTGGGGCTCGGCCAGCATTCTGCCCATTTCGTACGCCTACATCGCCATGATGGGCGGCGAAGGCCTGAAGGCAGCCACCGAAACGGCTATCCTGAACGCGAACTACATTAAGGCTCGCCTCGAGGAGCACTACCCGGTGCTGTACACGGGCGAAAACGGCCGTTGCGCCCACGAAATGATTCTCGACTGCCGCCAGTTCAAGAAAGCTGGCATTGAGGTGGAGGACATTGCCAAGCGCCTGATGGACTACGGCTACCACGCGCCCACCGTGTCGTTCCCGGTGGCAGGCACGCTTATGGTGGAGCCCACCGAGTCGGAAAGCAAGGAGGAACTGGACCGCTTCTGCGAGGCCATGATCAAGATCCGTGAGGAGATTCGGGCTGTGGAAGAAGGGCGCGCCGATGCCAAAGACAACCTGCTGAAGCACGCGCCGCACACCGCCGCCGTGCTGCTGCAGGAAGAATGGACGCGCCCCTACACCCGCGAGCAGGCCGCTTACCCCACTGACTTCGCCCGTCGCTACAAGTTCTGGCCCACCGTGTCGCGCATCGACTCGGCGTACGGCGACCGGAACCTGATTTGCGCTTGCACGCCCATCGAGGCCTACGCCGACCAGGAGGAGCACCTCGTGCCCACCGACAAAGGTCCGTCGTATTGA
- a CDS encoding RlpA-like double-psi beta-barrel domain-containing protein, which yields MFFPSASDFAPRNLPTAPLAPRVVKVKPSPAPVAYQAPRKLPTYRVTATVYMADARQTDSDPLITADNSRIPRRATSKIRWMALSRDLLDKWGGPFSYGDSVQVRGVSPELDGVYVIHDTMNRRFKRGIDLLVAKHEDIYGRWGNVRISPVPKRPAVIPQWQAS from the coding sequence TTGTTTTTCCCCTCCGCCTCCGATTTCGCTCCCCGGAACTTGCCCACTGCGCCCCTGGCACCGCGCGTGGTAAAAGTGAAACCATCGCCAGCCCCGGTAGCTTACCAAGCTCCTCGTAAGCTGCCCACCTACCGCGTAACGGCCACCGTGTACATGGCCGATGCCCGGCAAACCGATTCGGACCCGCTCATCACGGCCGATAACTCCCGCATCCCCCGCCGCGCCACAAGCAAAATCCGCTGGATGGCCTTGTCGCGCGACCTCCTTGACAAGTGGGGCGGCCCGTTCAGCTACGGCGACTCCGTGCAGGTGCGGGGCGTTTCGCCCGAGCTCGACGGGGTTTACGTAATCCACGACACGATGAACCGCCGCTTTAAGCGTGGCATCGACCTGCTCGTGGCCAAGCACGAAGACATTTACGGCCGCTGGGGCAACGTACGCATCAGCCCCGTGCCCAAGCGCCCCGCGGTAATTCCGCAGTGGCAGGCCAGCTAA
- a CDS encoding DNA-binding protein, whose product MLPTSPMYPAPDDLLTLGNKALLRLHKTAFLCSRDYPSAIEKPVYLWALEQRYEGTCVLSGFHSRLEQAVLRYLLQGQWHPVVYALGRGIQPSTRFEYEVPVAAGHLLFVTPFADDVHSITPDTAAIRNQLVAELADSFFIPYLTPGGNLNELLQHPAFGAKPIVTLDLPENYPLKALGAKIFRSALALSHNQQ is encoded by the coding sequence TTGCTGCCCACAAGCCCCATGTACCCCGCCCCCGACGATCTGCTGACACTCGGCAACAAAGCCTTGCTGCGTTTGCACAAAACGGCCTTTTTGTGCTCGCGCGATTACCCCAGCGCCATCGAAAAGCCGGTGTATTTGTGGGCGCTGGAGCAGCGCTACGAGGGCACGTGCGTGCTGTCGGGGTTTCACTCGCGGCTCGAGCAGGCGGTGCTGCGCTACTTGCTGCAGGGGCAGTGGCACCCGGTGGTGTACGCGCTTGGGCGGGGCATTCAGCCTAGCACCCGCTTTGAGTACGAAGTGCCGGTGGCCGCCGGGCACTTACTGTTTGTTACGCCCTTTGCCGACGACGTGCACAGCATCACGCCGGATACGGCGGCCATTCGCAACCAGCTCGTGGCCGAGTTGGCCGACTCGTTTTTCATTCCGTACCTCACGCCGGGCGGCAACCTCAACGAGCTGTTGCAGCACCCGGCTTTCGGGGCCAAGCCCATCGTTACGCTCGATTTGCCGGAGAATTACCCGCTTAAAGCCTTAGGCGCCAAAATCTTCCGCTCGGCACTGGCCCTAAGCCACAACCAACAATAA
- a CDS encoding DUF6799 domain-containing protein — protein sequence MLPHRHLAIWHTVYLGAALACLLSGPATAQSGAATDDGFLRQNGTTYVVRHGQLRPLQREVRLPNGRTITPEGFVIGPNGQRQPLAEGQACDLQGTPRAARRHPNGSWAVAGGRSAPKSVQTTSSAEERWMSPGQLKKWLKRHGKRKKYHDGDDD from the coding sequence ATGTTACCACACCGGCACCTCGCCATTTGGCACACGGTTTACCTAGGGGCAGCGCTGGCCTGCCTGCTGAGCGGGCCCGCCACAGCGCAGTCGGGCGCCGCCACCGACGACGGCTTCCTGCGCCAAAACGGCACCACCTACGTGGTGCGCCACGGTCAGCTGCGCCCGCTTCAGCGCGAGGTGCGCCTGCCCAACGGCCGTACCATCACGCCCGAGGGGTTTGTAATTGGCCCCAACGGCCAACGGCAGCCGCTGGCCGAAGGGCAAGCCTGCGACTTGCAGGGCACGCCACGCGCCGCCCGGCGCCATCCCAACGGCAGCTGGGCGGTGGCCGGTGGCCGCTCGGCCCCCAAAAGCGTGCAAACCACAAGCTCGGCCGAGGAACGCTGGATGTCGCCGGGCCAGCTTAAAAAGTGGCTAAAGCGCCACGGTAAACGAAAAAAGTACCACGACGGCGACGACGATTAG